Proteins co-encoded in one Xanthomonas campestris pv. badrii genomic window:
- a CDS encoding RHS repeat-associated core domain-containing protein: MDRGSPGTNFALRSSRFCLARTTTVLARVLVCSIAYIASAPIEPVFAQALPPAEFCISGGCYPTHAEALAALAASQQYTGVGQYLQHTFTSVTNPLTGQLSLRYDVLDRPAKQIADPIYTVDMGVHGQGNPGCAAPQDPNYSTYCTNEGELITAALAHLRTRIKAGCSLDLGKITRDYNTTNLGLSGNAIRYGQKDFSSETTCTASNGTVTKGKLNWSTYKRRLISCEPGLSPNFGGGWTDSELPQALMCGSSADFSFMSARASQISSCSTANPCHPTTGDKTRTETDFIFAGRPFSRHYHSLAQFRDRENPFAVGWSHSYSDYLVSTDTYSPVLIDAEGNYENFVKVDGNIYRGANSNRTMFYLNTPDVQYRLMESSGEMRDFNRDGALLSIRNPANPSNDVKLSYSEEELASVTDASGRQIKFNYAFDLLRSITLPDGEIINYEHDRDLNLTAVDYGDGSVKRYHYHEQGLAEPSLTHHLTGITSEDGRRYGTFKYEPHGRVTRSALESGSEQVDAVSLSYDSPTTTSVTYALGEKKTFTAGSGLYRSLENLSSESGSDKLTYFADGRLQSKTDRAGTVTKYEYQATYLSAIIQAAGTAQQQREEFVRDVASNALLEHRIYDPKGKLRQSNVFTYNARGQRIARTQTDAVSGVARTSRNEYCEQAAFDAGSCPILGLITLSDGARTDVPDTTTYTYYGNDDSSCAGSPATCPHRKGDLWKVTNALGQVIEYLAYDGAGRPLSIKDVDGNITDYSYHRRGWLTATKVRGADPASDLDDRITRIGYWPTGLIKQVAQPDGGFTTFGYDGAHRLTDVTDNAGNTLHYTLDSAGNRIKEDTRDVAGTLKRTLSRVYNQLGQLKTQATAASDPTDFAYDAKGNTVAVNDALGTATLSDYDALDRLARTLQDANGIKAETKFAYDYRGNLAKVTDPKGLGTTYEYNGFGDLTKLVSPDTGITAYTYDSAGNRASQTDARGVITTYSYDALNRLTKLTYPKPTDGLDISYTYDTLPNICVPGEASFIGRLARMSDGSGSTEYCYNAFGDVTRKVQTSNATALVLRYDYTVGGRLRRVTYPDGAVVDYVRNAQGQSTEVGVTPAGGSRQVLLGSASYYPFGPAAGWTYGNGRTLTRLYDLDYRPQAIQDTRPGGLEVGFGFDPVGNLTALTPAGNAVPEISLDYDTLGRLTALTDGVTGTVIDGYSYDATGNRLSAKVGTVTQAYTYPTTNHRLSAVAGVARTYDKTGNTLTIGGKSREFSYDASGRMSMAKRAGALVMNYRYNGRGEQVRRFLGTTNTYTLYDEAGHWLGDYDSNGAPKQQAIWLDDLPVGLLANANTLHYIEPDHLGSPRVMVDPTRDVAVWTWSLKGEAFGNTAPNQDPDGDGAALVLDMRFPGQRFDVASGLNQNYFRDYDAATGRYGQSDPIGLSGGSATFSYVSSDPYKFSDSLGLINDNQLPSQSQIQKDYQDQRRKQISMSQLTQTYQEMLKKNVRGTDQFFHCLAACKATKASGDSQMVLDQMQNKEIRDFALNLVGKYGDRELSIDEMLSDNAADMAVNKIGATCPAGVDCSSRCSPLLDNLPLARRKFMLEYRPDWGK, from the coding sequence ATGGACAGGGGTTCCCCAGGGACCAACTTCGCATTGCGTTCGTCGCGGTTCTGCCTCGCGAGGACAACTACGGTATTGGCAAGAGTCCTAGTCTGTTCGATTGCCTATATTGCATCGGCTCCAATCGAGCCAGTTTTCGCACAGGCCTTGCCACCCGCCGAATTCTGCATCTCGGGAGGATGCTATCCGACCCACGCTGAGGCACTGGCGGCATTAGCTGCCAGCCAGCAATACACCGGCGTTGGACAGTATCTCCAGCACACATTCACCTCCGTAACCAACCCGCTCACCGGGCAGCTTTCGCTGCGTTACGACGTTTTGGATCGGCCAGCGAAACAAATTGCCGATCCGATCTACACGGTTGACATGGGTGTTCACGGGCAAGGCAATCCAGGCTGCGCAGCGCCTCAAGATCCAAACTACTCGACGTATTGCACCAACGAGGGCGAGCTGATTACCGCCGCGTTAGCGCATCTTCGCACGCGCATCAAAGCTGGATGCAGCCTCGACCTCGGCAAAATAACCCGCGACTACAACACCACAAACCTTGGCTTGAGCGGAAATGCCATCCGCTACGGTCAAAAGGACTTCAGCAGCGAGACTACCTGCACTGCATCTAACGGCACGGTCACGAAGGGAAAGCTCAATTGGTCGACCTACAAGCGACGCCTGATATCTTGTGAGCCTGGTCTTTCGCCTAATTTCGGCGGCGGCTGGACCGATAGCGAGCTTCCACAGGCGCTGATGTGCGGATCGAGTGCAGATTTTTCGTTCATGTCCGCCAGAGCAAGCCAGATATCGAGCTGCTCCACCGCCAACCCTTGCCACCCCACCACTGGCGACAAGACGCGAACAGAAACCGACTTCATATTTGCGGGGAGACCCTTTTCCAGGCACTACCATTCGCTTGCTCAATTCCGAGACCGCGAGAATCCTTTCGCGGTCGGCTGGTCGCATAGTTACAGCGACTATCTCGTTTCAACAGACACATATTCGCCCGTCCTGATCGACGCGGAAGGCAATTATGAGAATTTCGTCAAAGTAGATGGGAATATCTATCGTGGCGCAAACTCAAATCGGACGATGTTCTACCTGAACACGCCCGATGTGCAGTATCGTCTAATGGAGTCCTCTGGCGAGATGCGCGACTTCAATCGTGACGGTGCGCTGCTATCCATACGAAACCCGGCAAATCCTTCGAACGACGTAAAACTTTCTTATAGTGAAGAAGAATTGGCCTCAGTAACAGATGCGTCCGGCAGACAGATCAAATTCAACTACGCATTCGATCTCCTTCGGTCGATCACACTTCCCGACGGAGAAATAATAAATTATGAGCACGATAGGGATTTAAATCTTACCGCAGTAGACTATGGCGATGGCAGCGTAAAGCGCTATCACTATCACGAACAAGGCCTTGCCGAACCCAGCTTGACACATCACCTCACCGGCATCACCTCGGAGGATGGGCGTCGCTATGGCACGTTCAAATACGAGCCCCACGGCCGCGTGACCCGTAGTGCGCTGGAATCCGGAAGCGAGCAGGTGGACGCCGTTTCGCTGAGCTACGATAGCCCGACGACAACCAGCGTGACCTATGCGCTTGGCGAGAAAAAAACCTTCACTGCTGGATCAGGTTTGTATCGATCGCTGGAGAACCTTTCCAGCGAAAGCGGTAGTGACAAACTTACTTACTTCGCCGATGGCCGTCTGCAATCGAAAACTGATCGTGCTGGAACCGTCACGAAGTACGAATACCAGGCGACGTATCTATCCGCAATCATTCAGGCTGCGGGTACGGCGCAACAGCAGCGCGAGGAATTCGTCCGCGATGTCGCCAGCAATGCACTGCTCGAACACAGGATCTACGACCCTAAAGGCAAGTTACGCCAGTCCAACGTCTTTACCTACAATGCGCGTGGCCAGCGAATCGCCAGGACACAAACAGATGCGGTCAGCGGTGTAGCGAGAACCTCACGCAATGAGTACTGCGAACAAGCGGCTTTCGATGCGGGTAGCTGCCCTATCCTAGGGCTGATCACACTATCTGATGGGGCACGCACGGATGTGCCGGATACGACTACCTACACGTACTATGGGAATGACGATAGCTCCTGTGCGGGATCACCAGCGACGTGTCCGCACCGCAAAGGTGACCTTTGGAAAGTCACCAATGCATTAGGGCAGGTAATTGAGTATCTTGCCTATGATGGTGCGGGCCGCCCGCTTTCTATTAAAGATGTAGACGGCAACATCACCGACTACAGCTACCACCGTCGTGGCTGGTTGACCGCAACCAAAGTGCGCGGAGCCGATCCAGCAAGCGACCTGGACGACCGAATTACCCGGATCGGCTACTGGCCCACCGGCTTGATCAAGCAAGTCGCCCAACCTGACGGCGGATTCACGACTTTCGGGTATGACGGTGCGCATCGCCTTACCGATGTTACCGACAATGCCGGGAACACCTTGCATTACACATTGGATAGCGCTGGCAACCGGATCAAAGAAGATACCCGGGATGTCGCCGGAACACTGAAGCGGACGTTATCCCGCGTTTACAATCAGCTCGGACAACTCAAGACCCAGGCGACGGCCGCAAGCGATCCGACCGACTTTGCTTACGACGCGAAAGGCAACACCGTCGCAGTGAACGACGCTTTGGGCACCGCCACCCTGAGCGATTATGACGCGCTGGATAGGCTTGCACGCACCTTGCAGGATGCCAACGGCATCAAGGCCGAAACCAAGTTTGCCTATGATTACCGGGGCAACTTGGCGAAGGTTACCGATCCAAAAGGGTTGGGTACCACTTACGAGTACAATGGATTCGGCGACCTGACAAAACTGGTCAGTCCAGACACTGGCATCACCGCTTACACCTACGACAGCGCCGGCAACCGTGCCAGTCAGACCGATGCGCGAGGGGTTATCACGACTTACAGCTATGACGCGCTCAATCGCCTGACCAAGCTGACCTATCCAAAGCCGACCGACGGCCTGGATATCAGTTACACCTATGATACCTTGCCTAATATCTGCGTGCCTGGCGAAGCATCGTTCATTGGGCGCCTTGCTCGCATGAGCGATGGCAGTGGGAGTACCGAATATTGTTACAACGCGTTTGGCGATGTAACCCGCAAGGTGCAGACCAGCAATGCCACAGCGCTGGTATTGCGTTACGACTACACCGTAGGCGGCCGGTTGCGCCGCGTGACCTATCCCGATGGCGCGGTGGTGGATTACGTACGCAACGCTCAGGGCCAGAGCACAGAAGTCGGCGTGACCCCGGCCGGCGGCAGCCGACAAGTGCTGCTGGGCAGCGCCAGTTATTACCCGTTCGGTCCGGCCGCCGGCTGGACCTACGGCAATGGCCGCACCCTCACCCGCCTCTATGATCTGGACTATCGCCCGCAGGCGATTCAGGACACACGCCCGGGCGGGTTGGAAGTGGGCTTCGGCTTCGACCCGGTCGGCAACCTCACCGCGCTGACGCCCGCTGGCAATGCGGTGCCGGAAATCAGCCTGGATTACGACACGCTCGGCCGCCTCACGGCCCTTACCGATGGTGTCACTGGAACCGTCATCGACGGCTACAGCTACGATGCCACCGGCAATCGCCTCAGCGCCAAGGTCGGTACCGTCACACAGGCTTACACTTATCCAACGACTAATCATCGCTTGAGTGCAGTCGCTGGCGTGGCGCGCACTTACGACAAGACGGGAAATACGCTGACGATCGGCGGCAAATCGAGGGAGTTCTCCTACGACGCATCCGGTCGTATGAGCATGGCCAAGCGTGCAGGCGCGCTGGTGATGAACTACCGCTACAACGGTCGTGGCGAGCAGGTGCGCCGCTTCCTCGGCACTACCAATACCTACACGCTCTACGATGAAGCCGGCCATTGGCTGGGCGACTACGACAGCAACGGCGCGCCCAAGCAGCAGGCGATCTGGCTGGACGATCTCCCGGTTGGCCTGCTCGCGAACGCCAACACGCTGCACTACATCGAACCCGATCACCTGGGCAGCCCACGCGTAATGGTCGATCCCACCCGCGATGTAGCGGTGTGGACATGGAGCCTGAAGGGCGAAGCTTTCGGCAACACCGCACCGAATCAGGATCCTGACGGAGATGGTGCGGCGCTGGTGTTGGATATGCGCTTCCCGGGGCAGCGGTTTGATGTCGCGAGTGGGTTGAATCAGAACTACTTCCGGGACTACGACGCTGCAACCGGGCGTTATGGACAGAGTGATCCAATTGGTTTATCCGGTGGCAGCGCAACTTTTTCCTACGTCAGCTCCGATCCGTATAAATTCTCGGATTCTCTCGGACTAATAAATGACAACCAGCTACCAAGTCAATCTCAAATACAAAAAGATTATCAAGACCAACGGCGGAAACAAATTTCAATGTCTCAGCTGACGCAAACGTATCAGGAAATGCTTAAGAAGAATGTAAGAGGGACAGATCAATTCTTCCATTGCTTAGCGGCGTGCAAAGCCACCAAGGCTTCGGGCGATTCGCAAATGGTTCTGGATCAAATGCAAAATAAGGAAATTCGTGATTTCGCACTCAATCTTGTCGGGAAGTACGGAGACCGCGAACTCTCAATCGATGAAATGCTTAGCGACAACGCCGCAGACATGGCCGTAAACAAAATTGGGGCCACCTGCCCAGCAGGCGTCGACTGCAGCTCCAGATGTTCCCCATTGCTGGATAATCTGCCATTAGCACGCAGAAAATTTATGCTCGAATACCGCCCTGACTGGGGAAAATAA
- a CDS encoding glycoside hydrolase family 127 protein, translating to MTEMHASESTDTHALSLSRRRFLAWSSLAVAAGFLRFPAQASAAQPGSVRAVPLAQVRLTPSLFLDALNTNRRYLMRLEPDRLLHNFALYAGLDPKAPAYGGWEADTIAGHTLGHYLSALALMHAQTGDAQCRTRAAYIVSELARCQAHAGDGYVAGFTRKNAAGQIESGRAVFDELKRGKIDPAPFYLNGSWAPLYTWHKLFAGLLDVHAHCGNAQALQVAVGLAGYLQGIFSALDDSQLQKVLSCEFGGLNESFVELHVQTGDAQWLALAQRLHHHAVLDPLVAQRDELVHQHSNTNIPKLIGLAREYEVTGDAASGAAARFFWHTVTDHHTYVIGGNGDREYFQQPDSISKFLTEQTCEHCASYNMLKLTRHLYQWGPQAAFFDYYERTLLNHVMAQQHPRTGMFTYMTPLLAGEARGWSSPFDDFWCCVGSGMEAHAQFGDSIYWEDGQGVYVNLYVPSTVRDAGGFALSLRSTLPEQGQVTLRIDAAPAEVRTLALRVPGWAGAHALQVNGQLQTLQPMDGYLRIERVWKAGDTVSLQLEMPLRLEPAPDDPAWVAVMRGPLVLAADLGDAAKPWNNATPALIGGDDVLQRLQPLPTHGHYQYTDGAQQWRLSPFYAQFDRRSAVYLEHRDAAAWQQRQTEQAARAQRQKTLDASALDYVALGDEASEKAHALTSASSYALSYRRRAGRDARTGGFIAFTVRNTAQARILRLRYWGDETRRRFRLLADGELIANERLDGNRGLDFVDVDYALPVAVAGHATLQIRIEPETGYSAGPAFGCWVLESV from the coding sequence ATGACAGAGATGCATGCGAGCGAATCGACCGACACCCACGCACTGAGTCTGTCGCGGCGGCGTTTTCTGGCCTGGAGCAGCCTGGCGGTGGCGGCGGGTTTCCTCCGGTTCCCGGCCCAAGCCAGCGCTGCGCAACCGGGGAGTGTGCGCGCGGTGCCGCTGGCCCAGGTCAGGCTCACGCCTTCGTTGTTCCTGGATGCACTTAACACCAATCGCCGTTATCTGATGCGGCTGGAGCCGGACCGCCTGCTGCACAACTTCGCGCTGTACGCCGGCCTCGACCCCAAGGCGCCGGCCTATGGCGGCTGGGAAGCGGACACCATCGCCGGGCACACGCTCGGCCACTATCTCAGCGCACTGGCGCTGATGCATGCGCAGACCGGCGATGCGCAATGCCGCACGCGCGCGGCCTATATCGTCAGCGAACTGGCCCGCTGCCAGGCGCATGCCGGCGATGGCTATGTGGCCGGCTTCACCCGCAAGAACGCAGCAGGGCAGATCGAAAGCGGTCGCGCCGTCTTTGACGAACTCAAGCGCGGCAAGATCGATCCTGCGCCGTTCTATCTCAATGGCAGCTGGGCACCGCTATACACTTGGCACAAATTGTTCGCCGGCCTGCTCGATGTCCATGCGCACTGCGGCAATGCGCAGGCGCTGCAGGTGGCAGTCGGTTTGGCCGGGTATCTGCAAGGCATCTTCTCCGCGCTCGACGACTCGCAATTGCAGAAAGTATTGTCGTGCGAATTCGGCGGCCTCAACGAATCGTTCGTCGAACTGCATGTGCAAACCGGTGACGCGCAATGGTTGGCACTGGCGCAGCGGCTGCATCATCACGCCGTGCTCGACCCGCTGGTCGCCCAGCGCGATGAGCTGGTCCACCAACATTCCAATACCAACATCCCCAAGCTGATCGGCCTGGCGCGCGAATACGAGGTGACCGGCGATGCCGCATCCGGCGCCGCCGCCCGTTTCTTCTGGCACACCGTCACCGACCACCACACCTATGTGATCGGCGGTAACGGCGACCGCGAATATTTCCAGCAACCGGACAGTATTTCGAAGTTTCTCACCGAGCAGACCTGCGAGCATTGCGCCAGCTACAACATGCTCAAGCTCACTCGCCACCTGTATCAGTGGGGGCCGCAGGCAGCGTTCTTCGACTACTACGAGCGCACCTTGCTCAATCATGTGATGGCGCAGCAGCATCCGCGTACCGGCATGTTCACCTACATGACACCGCTGCTGGCCGGCGAAGCGCGCGGCTGGTCCTCGCCGTTCGACGATTTCTGGTGCTGCGTCGGCAGCGGCATGGAAGCGCACGCCCAGTTCGGCGATTCGATCTATTGGGAAGACGGGCAGGGCGTCTACGTCAATCTGTATGTGCCCTCCACGGTGCGCGATGCGGGCGGGTTTGCGCTGAGCTTGCGAAGCACGCTGCCCGAGCAGGGCCAGGTCACACTGCGCATCGACGCTGCGCCAGCGGAGGTACGCACGCTGGCCTTGCGCGTGCCGGGTTGGGCCGGTGCGCACGCATTGCAGGTCAACGGTCAGCTGCAAACACTGCAGCCGATGGATGGCTACCTGCGCATTGAACGGGTCTGGAAGGCCGGCGACACCGTGTCCCTGCAACTGGAGATGCCGCTGCGCCTGGAACCCGCCCCCGACGACCCTGCCTGGGTGGCGGTCATGCGTGGCCCGCTGGTGTTGGCCGCCGATCTTGGCGACGCCGCAAAACCCTGGAACAACGCAACGCCCGCGCTGATTGGCGGCGACGACGTACTGCAACGCCTGCAGCCACTACCGACGCACGGCCATTACCAGTACACCGACGGCGCGCAACAGTGGCGCCTGTCGCCGTTCTACGCCCAGTTCGACCGCCGCAGCGCGGTCTATCTGGAACATCGCGATGCCGCTGCCTGGCAGCAACGCCAGACCGAACAGGCCGCCCGTGCGCAACGACAAAAGACATTGGACGCCAGCGCACTCGACTACGTGGCGCTGGGCGACGAAGCCTCCGAGAAAGCCCATGCCCTGACTAGCGCCAGCTCCTACGCCCTCAGCTATCGCCGGCGCGCCGGCCGCGACGCCCGCACCGGCGGCTTCATCGCCTTCACCGTGCGCAATACCGCCCAGGCCCGCATCCTGCGCCTGCGCTATTGGGGCGACGAAACCCGCCGTCGATTCCGCCTCCTCGCCGACGGCGAGCTCATCGCCAACGAGCGCCTCGATGGCAACCGCGGCCTGGATTTCGTCGATGTGGATTACGCACTGCCAGTGGCGGTCGCCGGCCACGCTACCTTGCAAATTCGTATTGAACCGGAGACCGGTTATTCAGCCGGGCCTGCCTTTGGGTGTTGGGTATTGGAGTCGGTTTGA
- a CDS encoding TonB-dependent receptor, whose translation MPMSLLPQSPGRAAATRPIQHVLGSALSVVLFAGAALPAQAQQATGGDATQTLDSVVVTGSRLRRVDTETANPVVTVSQEQIAATGKATVGDLLQELPSIAGNATNPYTNNGGGTGASAVSLRGLGDKRTLVLVNGIRLAYNDVNAIPSSMIERIEVLSDGASAVYGSDAIGGVVNFILRTRFDGVQFSSDFGTSSERDGNRRNFALTTGKTWERGSLIGGLSYHSIDPVSAGARAYSRDALALMDGQPVKQGSSATPTGTVSFNDGSDQSAQLTQANGCGRVTLNSGVSGRAGPGDFHCYDASADSYNYQPFNLLQTPQKRTNAFLLGTLRFSDSVEGYVNTWFSKTESASIIAPIPIFSNGDNILVSSQSYFNPFGVNFGTDRTTGTSYNDLNTRATVLGNRSYQYNTYNFQISPGLRGRFGDSSWQWDATFNYGKVKQKSINNGFLDYATFNQAIGPSFLDGDGVVKCGAAGAAIAGCTPLNFFNLNDSANLDTLQGMVVNPIVTSVYTVKQFEANANGSLFALPAGEASLAAGLSYRKERSTTASDALWTGDEDGLCGVIEFCASTLSGSFDVKEAYAEALFPLLKDLPGIDALNITVGTRFSDYSSVGSKTNSKLSLEYRPIENLLVRGTVSQVFRAPNINELYAGVAGDSATVNDPCNGYTGGNNVACANVPTNGSYQQSDGQVAGKVSGAAVAGYQLKPETGKSYDVGLVYDPQWIDGLSLSADWWRIDLEDTITTVSAQTVLNQCYANSASAFCALIHRNGNGTINYIAEPTVNLGKLWAKGIDFNLTYRLPETAWGRVNAGLNGTYLTRYDVLPDTTDPSSVTIHNVGRYTQAYGNFPRWRALGTVNWALGDWSATWRIRYVGKTDIGNADLDQSLSADAGIPGVVRKIGAYVYNNLQLGYEVQPWHTRLEIGVDNIADKQPPLYYSNNVGNANTDVATYDLLGRFYWARATVKF comes from the coding sequence ATGCCGATGTCGCTGTTGCCGCAATCTCCAGGCCGCGCTGCCGCCACCCGCCCGATCCAGCACGTGCTCGGCAGCGCATTGTCGGTGGTGCTGTTTGCAGGTGCGGCGTTACCGGCGCAGGCACAACAGGCAACCGGCGGCGATGCAACCCAGACCCTGGACAGCGTAGTCGTCACCGGCTCGCGGTTGCGTCGTGTGGATACCGAAACCGCCAACCCGGTGGTCACGGTGAGCCAGGAACAGATCGCTGCCACCGGCAAGGCCACGGTGGGCGATCTCTTGCAGGAATTGCCATCGATTGCCGGCAATGCCACCAACCCGTACACCAATAACGGTGGCGGCACCGGCGCATCGGCGGTCTCGCTACGCGGCCTGGGCGACAAGCGCACGCTGGTGCTGGTCAACGGCATCCGCCTGGCCTACAACGATGTCAACGCGATTCCATCCAGCATGATCGAGCGGATCGAAGTGCTTAGCGATGGCGCATCTGCGGTGTATGGCTCCGATGCGATCGGCGGCGTGGTCAACTTCATCCTGCGCACGCGCTTTGACGGCGTGCAGTTCAGCAGCGACTTCGGCACCAGCAGCGAGCGTGATGGCAACCGTCGCAACTTCGCGCTCACCACCGGCAAGACCTGGGAGCGCGGCAGCCTGATCGGCGGGCTGTCGTATCACAGCATCGACCCGGTATCGGCCGGCGCGCGTGCCTACTCCAGGGATGCGCTGGCCTTGATGGATGGCCAGCCGGTCAAGCAGGGTTCCTCCGCCACACCGACCGGCACGGTCAGCTTCAACGATGGTTCCGATCAATCAGCGCAACTCACCCAGGCCAATGGCTGCGGCCGCGTTACGCTCAACAGTGGCGTCAGTGGGCGTGCCGGCCCGGGCGATTTCCATTGTTACGACGCCAGCGCAGATTCGTACAACTACCAGCCCTTCAATCTGCTGCAGACCCCGCAAAAGCGCACCAATGCCTTCCTGCTGGGGACGTTGCGCTTCAGCGACAGCGTGGAGGGCTACGTCAACACCTGGTTCAGTAAGACCGAGTCGGCATCGATCATCGCGCCGATTCCGATCTTCTCCAATGGCGACAACATCCTGGTGTCGTCGCAGAGTTACTTCAACCCGTTCGGGGTCAACTTCGGCACCGACCGCACCACCGGCACCTCCTACAATGACCTCAACACGCGTGCCACCGTGCTGGGCAATCGCAGTTATCAATACAACACCTACAACTTCCAGATCAGCCCCGGTCTGCGTGGCCGTTTCGGCGACAGCTCCTGGCAGTGGGACGCCACCTTCAACTACGGCAAGGTCAAGCAGAAGTCCATCAACAACGGGTTTCTCGACTATGCAACGTTCAATCAGGCGATCGGCCCGTCGTTCCTGGACGGCGATGGTGTGGTGAAGTGCGGGGCCGCGGGCGCGGCGATCGCCGGCTGCACGCCATTGAACTTCTTCAATCTCAACGACAGCGCCAACCTGGATACGCTGCAGGGCATGGTGGTCAACCCGATCGTGACCAGCGTCTATACCGTCAAGCAGTTCGAGGCCAATGCCAACGGCTCACTGTTCGCATTGCCTGCCGGTGAAGCCAGCCTTGCCGCCGGTCTCTCGTACCGTAAGGAACGCTCCACCACCGCATCGGACGCGTTGTGGACGGGCGATGAGGACGGCCTGTGCGGGGTGATCGAATTCTGCGCGTCCACCCTCAGTGGCAGTTTTGATGTGAAGGAAGCCTACGCAGAGGCCTTGTTCCCGCTGCTCAAGGACCTGCCGGGCATCGACGCGTTGAACATCACGGTGGGTACGCGCTTTTCCGACTACAGCTCGGTCGGTAGCAAGACCAATAGCAAGCTGTCGCTGGAATATCGCCCGATCGAGAATCTGCTGGTGCGTGGCACCGTCTCGCAGGTGTTTCGCGCGCCGAACATCAACGAGCTGTACGCCGGTGTCGCCGGCGATTCCGCCACGGTCAACGACCCGTGCAATGGTTACACCGGTGGCAACAACGTTGCCTGCGCGAACGTGCCGACCAATGGCAGTTATCAGCAATCGGACGGGCAGGTGGCGGGCAAGGTGTCCGGCGCCGCAGTGGCCGGCTACCAACTCAAGCCGGAGACCGGCAAGTCGTACGACGTGGGGCTGGTGTACGATCCGCAGTGGATCGACGGCCTGTCGCTCAGCGCCGACTGGTGGCGCATCGATCTGGAAGACACCATCACCACGGTCTCCGCGCAGACGGTGCTCAACCAGTGCTACGCCAACTCGGCCAGCGCGTTCTGCGCGCTGATCCATCGCAACGGCAACGGCACCATCAATTACATCGCCGAGCCCACCGTCAACCTGGGCAAGCTCTGGGCCAAGGGCATCGATTTCAATCTGACCTACCGCCTGCCGGAGACCGCCTGGGGCCGGGTCAACGCCGGTCTCAACGGGACCTACCTCACCCGCTACGACGTGCTGCCCGATACCACCGACCCCAGCTCGGTCACCATCCACAACGTGGGTCGCTATACCCAGGCCTATGGCAACTTCCCGCGCTGGCGAGCCCTGGGCACGGTGAACTGGGCATTGGGCGACTGGAGCGCTACCTGGCGTATTCGCTACGTCGGCAAGACCGACATCGGCAATGCCGATCTGGACCAGAGCCTGTCCGCCGATGCGGGTATTCCCGGCGTGGTGCGCAAGATCGGCGCCTATGTCTACAACAATCTGCAGCTGGGCTACGAGGTGCAGCCCTGGCATACGCGCTTGGAGATAGGCGTGGACAATATCGCCGACAAGCAGCCGCCGCTGTATTACTCCAACAATGTCGGCAACGCCAACACCGACGTCGCCACTTACGATCTGCTGGGGCGGTTCTATTGGGCACGCGCCACGGTGAAGTTCTGA